GGTATGGGCAGACGCGATTTCCCCCGTGACACTCGATGGAGGGGTGAACCTGCCGTCCCTCGGGATTCACAGGGAGATTCAGGAGAGGAACATGGATTTCATCAAGATACGTTTCAGTGACGAGCGCAGGCTGTTTGACGTGGAAGGACACAGTTCTCTTTCGGAGGCGATGCGTTTTTTCGATCCGGCACTTACGGTGTACCGTCGAATCTGGAGACCTGCCGTGGACATCTACGAAAGCCCGGAATTGTATACCGTCATCGTTGAATTGCCGGGGGTGCGCAACGAGGATCTTCACCTGGAAATCGACAGCCGTACGGTGCGCATACACGGGTCGAGAGAGGAACGGATTCGAGCCGGACAGTGCCGGTACCGTCTTGCCGAAATAACCTACGGCAATTTCGAACGCACACTCACCCTCGCCGTTCCCGTCGATGTCGATGGCGTAGAAGCAACCCTGTCCGGGGGGTTCCTGGAGATACGGATTCCCAAGATTCCGCCGGCCAGTGCGGTTTGCAAGGTTTCTATCGGCTCTCACTGATAGAGTCAATTGTTCTATTCCTGTCCGCTCGCGCAAAGGAGAGGTATTCATGATCGAACAGCAGCTGTCGGAAGACCTGAAAGACATAAAAGTCCCCGATGTTCTCTCCATCCTGCCTGTATGGAATGTGGTCATCTATCCCCATATGACCTTTCCCATGGAAGTAGTCGGCGAAAGGGCGGTTGCCCTCGTTGACGAAGCCATGACGGGGGACCGATTGATCGGTCTGGTCATGACCAGGAAGATTCCCGACGAAAATCTTCCCGATCCCGATGATATACACCATGTGGGGACCGTCGTCGCCATCCTGAAAATGGCCAACGCCGGTGACAACAAGGCCCATCTCATCCTCCAGGGGCTCCGTCGCTTCAAGATAGAAGAGTTCCTGACGGGAAAGAATTACCTGACGGCGCGGGTGAAGACCCTCATTGACCGAGAGGCCGAAGGAATAGAAATTGAAGCCCTCATGGTCAATCTGGTGAGTCTTTTCGATCGGGTCGTAAAACTGTCTCCCTTTCTGCCTCAGGAGTTCGGCGCCATGGCGAAAGCCATACGCCAGCCGGGCGCCCT
This portion of the Syntrophales bacterium genome encodes:
- a CDS encoding Hsp20/alpha crystallin family protein, whose protein sequence is MDFIKIRFSDERRLFDVEGHSSLSEAMRFFDPALTVYRRIWRPAVDIYESPELYTVIVELPGVRNEDLHLEIDSRTVRIHGSREERIRAGQCRYRLAEITYGNFERTLTLAVPVDVDGVEATLSGGFLEIRIPKIPPASAVCKVSIGSH